Proteins encoded in a region of the Hippopotamus amphibius kiboko isolate mHipAmp2 chromosome 11, mHipAmp2.hap2, whole genome shotgun sequence genome:
- the LRRC30 gene encoding leucine-rich repeat-containing protein 30 — protein sequence MGARQSSARCKDKGPLGRGLLRRRQTFSPWDDALLSGRDPRCLLKRGLRHVSFSLVTKGMTDAPDFLWGLLEVQKLNLSHNQLRVLPPEVGKLTRLVVLNLCGNRLKTLPREVSLLQSLRVLFVHMNCLTELPAELSACRNLEVLSLSHNCLSQLPASLADLSRLRKLNLSHNRFAHIPICVFSLKELDFLHVGSNRLENIAESIQCLASLQIFIAESNNIHTFPRSLCLLTSLELLNLNNNDIQTLPEELYLLCRLTRIAWNPMDKGLHISRNPLSKPLPELLEGGLEMLFSYLKDRKHT from the coding sequence ATGGGGGCCAGGCAGTCCAGTGCCCGCTGCAAGGACAAGGGTCCCCTGGGGCGGGGGCTCCTGCGGAGGAGGCAGACGTTCTCCCCATGGGACGATGCTCTGCTCTCAGGGAGGGACCCGCGGTGTCTGCTGAAGCGGGGCCTGCGGCACGTCAGTTTCAGCCTGGTCACCAAGGGCATGACAGATGCGCCCGACTTCCTGTGGGGCCTGTTGGAGGTGCAGAAGCTCAACCTGTCCCACAACCAGCTCAGGGTCCTCCCGCCCGAGGTGGGGAAACTGACGCGGCTGGTGGTCCTGAACTTGTGCGGGAACCGCCTGAAGACCCTGCCCCGGGAGGTCAGCCTCCTCCAGAGCCTCAGGGTCCTGTTTGTGCACATGAACTGCCTGACGGAGCTGCCAGCCGAGCTGAGCGCCTGCCGGAACCTGGAGGTCCTGAGCCTGTCGCACAACTGCCTGtcccagctcccagccagccTGGCCGACCTCTCCCGGCTGCGCAAGCTGAACCTCAGCCACAACCGCTTTGCCCACATCCCCATCTGCGTGTTCTCGCTCAAGGAGCTGGACTTCCTGCACGTGGGCTCCAACCGCCTGGAGAACATCGCCGAGAGCATCCAGTGTCTGGCCAGCCTGCAGATCTTCATTGCCGAGAGCAACAACATCCACACCTTCCCGcgctccctctgcctgctcacAAGCTTGGAGCTGCTGAACCTGAACAACAACGACATCCAGACTCTCCCCGAGGAACTCTACCTGCTGTGCAGACTGACCAGGATCGCTTGGAACCCCATGGACAAAGGGCTTCACATTTCCCGCAACCCTTTATCCAAACCTCTGCCCGAGCTGCTGGAGGGCGGTCTGGAGATGCTCTTCAGCTACCTGAAGGACAGAAAACACACCTGA